In the Marinobacter sp. F4206 genome, one interval contains:
- a CDS encoding DUF1249 domain-containing protein, with the protein MTEWGMKPKRYVPDLRQLGALCDGNYQRLSRLRQLEVDGKPVCEFELHRENLYLGRVQIKVLQTARFTETLLLEQVHNAGRWLNNPQMTVRVYHDAAMAEVISCYRDRQIAPVNDYPNRFMHHPDEKVQVNGFLADWLDYCLRFGHLPMEHAAWSAGEGVD; encoded by the coding sequence ATGACAGAGTGGGGTATGAAGCCAAAGCGGTATGTGCCGGACCTCAGGCAGCTAGGCGCCCTGTGCGATGGCAACTACCAGCGTTTGAGCCGACTTCGCCAGCTTGAGGTCGATGGCAAACCTGTGTGTGAATTTGAGCTCCACCGGGAAAACCTGTACCTCGGCAGGGTGCAGATCAAGGTCCTGCAAACCGCACGATTTACCGAAACTCTTCTGCTTGAGCAGGTTCACAATGCCGGCCGTTGGTTGAATAATCCGCAGATGACCGTGCGGGTCTATCACGATGCCGCCATGGCCGAGGTCATCAGCTGTTACCGGGACCGTCAGATCGCCCCGGTCAATGATTACCCCAACCGCTTTATGCATCACCCGGACGAGAAGGTTCAGGTCAATGGTTTCCTGGCGGACTGGCTCGATTACTGCCTGCGCTTTGGTCATCTGCCTATGGAGCATGCTGCCTGGTCAGCCGGTGAAGGCGTGGACTGA